A single window of Gammaproteobacteria bacterium DNA harbors:
- the corA gene encoding magnesium/cobalt transporter CorA codes for MLFAFVLDNGRLVPLAGDEPERRLEDALWIDLVDPTDDERARVEALYRQELPEAEEAEEIEASARSYEDESGLHVHGLFLHEVDGHPRNTSVVFTVSGDRLFSLREREIPAFRLLRMRARRESGVAVSAMSILLTLLEIKIEDLADTLEEVYTGLERVSSMVLEENDVELEESIDELARHEDINGKIRLCLMDAQRGLTFLLRRGRLDATNTEWVRELLRDIDSLLPHNSFLFEKVNFLMDAAQGFINIEQNQIIKIFSIAAVVFLPPTLVASIYGMNFDYMPELHWLVGYPWALLLMVASAIAPYWYFKRKGWL; via the coding sequence ATGCTGTTTGCCTTTGTGCTGGATAACGGTCGCCTGGTGCCGCTGGCCGGAGATGAACCGGAACGCCGCCTGGAAGATGCCTTGTGGATCGATCTCGTCGATCCCACCGACGATGAGCGGGCGCGTGTCGAGGCGCTCTATCGTCAGGAGCTGCCCGAGGCCGAGGAGGCCGAAGAGATCGAGGCCAGCGCTCGCTCCTACGAGGACGAAAGCGGCCTGCATGTCCACGGCCTGTTCCTGCATGAGGTGGACGGCCACCCGCGCAACACCTCGGTGGTATTCACCGTCAGCGGTGACCGCCTGTTCAGCCTGCGCGAGCGCGAGATCCCGGCCTTCCGCCTGCTGCGCATGCGCGCCCGGCGCGAGTCCGGCGTGGCGGTGAGCGCCATGTCGATCCTGCTGACCCTGCTCGAGATCAAGATCGAGGATCTGGCGGATACGCTGGAAGAGGTCTACACCGGTCTCGAACGCGTCAGCAGCATGGTGCTGGAGGAGAACGACGTCGAGCTGGAGGAGTCCATCGACGAACTCGCGCGCCATGAGGACATCAACGGCAAGATCCGGCTGTGTCTGATGGACGCCCAGCGCGGCCTGACCTTTCTGCTAAGGCGCGGACGTCTCGACGCCACCAACACCGAGTGGGTGCGCGAGTTGCTGCGCGACATCGATTCGCTGCTCCCGCACAACAGCTTTCTGTTCGAGAAGGTGAACTTCCTGATGGATGCCGCGCAGGGCTTCATCAACATCGAGCAGAATCAGATCATCAAGATCTTTTCCATCGCGGCCGTGGTGTTTCTGCCCCCGACGCTGGTGGCCAGCATCTATGGCATGAATTTCGACTATATGCCGGAGCTGCACTGGCTGGTGGGGTATCCCTGGGCGCTGCTCCTGATGGTGGCCTCGGCCATCGCTCCCTACTGGTACTTCAAGCGCAAGGGCTGGCTGTAG
- a CDS encoding type II secretion system F family protein has translation MAIFRYRAMNGRGRVVQGRLVAVNANELETRLGNMELDLITCREVTASAGHIGGRRVTRQDLINFCFHMEQMLRAGVPILEALGDLRDSMDNLRLREMVVALIASIEGGKTLSGALAEFPRIFNPVFISLIRAGESSGRLSDVLANLAESLKWQDELIAHTRKLAMYPAFVGVVVVAVVFFLMIYLVPQLVGFIRNLGGELPLHTRALLWVSGVFVHYWHVILLAPVVIFMGVRYLARVSPAVQYRIDGAKLRLFVVGPILRKIILSRFASYFSLLYSSGVPILDCLKISEEIVGNRVVAAAIGKVTRYAAEGRTLSESIESVSLFPPLLMRMLKVGESTGRLDAALNNVSYFYNRDVRESIERLQTVIEPVMTVVLGLILGWVMMSVLGPVYDMISKIRM, from the coding sequence ATGGCGATATTCCGGTACAGGGCGATGAACGGTCGCGGCAGGGTGGTCCAGGGCCGGCTGGTGGCCGTCAATGCCAATGAGCTCGAGACCCGGCTGGGCAATATGGAGCTCGACCTGATCACCTGTCGCGAGGTCACCGCGAGCGCCGGTCACATCGGCGGACGTCGCGTCACACGCCAGGACCTGATCAATTTCTGTTTTCACATGGAACAGATGCTGCGCGCCGGCGTTCCCATCCTGGAGGCGCTGGGCGATCTCCGGGACAGCATGGACAACCTGCGGCTGCGTGAAATGGTCGTCGCGCTGATAGCCTCGATTGAAGGCGGCAAGACCCTGTCGGGGGCGCTGGCGGAGTTTCCGCGCATTTTCAACCCCGTGTTTATCAGCCTGATCCGGGCCGGCGAGTCCAGCGGACGCCTGAGCGACGTGCTGGCCAATCTCGCGGAATCGCTGAAGTGGCAGGATGAACTGATCGCGCACACGCGCAAGCTGGCGATGTATCCGGCCTTCGTCGGGGTCGTGGTGGTCGCGGTGGTGTTTTTCCTGATGATCTATCTGGTGCCCCAGCTGGTCGGATTCATCCGCAACCTGGGCGGAGAACTGCCCTTGCACACACGCGCCTTGCTGTGGGTTTCCGGTGTGTTCGTTCACTACTGGCATGTGATCCTGCTGGCGCCGGTCGTCATATTCATGGGCGTCCGCTATCTCGCCCGGGTCAGTCCGGCTGTCCAGTACCGGATCGATGGCGCGAAACTGCGCCTGTTCGTGGTGGGCCCGATCCTGCGCAAGATCATCCTCAGTCGCTTCGCGAGTTATTTCTCCCTGTTGTATTCCTCCGGTGTGCCGATTCTCGACTGCCTCAAGATCAGCGAGGAGATCGTTGGCAATCGGGTGGTGGCGGCCGCGATCGGCAAGGTCACGCGTTATGCCGCCGAGGGCCGGACGCTGAGCGAGAGCATCGAGAGCGTCTCGCTTTTCCCGCCGCTTCTGATGCGCATGCTGAAGGTGGGCGAGAGCACCGGACGGCTGGATGCCGCGCTGAACAACGTGAGTTATTTCTACAATCGCGACGTGCGTGAATCGATCGAACGCCTGCAGACGGTCATCGAGCCGGTCATGACGGTCGTGCTGGGGCTGATCCTTGGCTGGGTCATGATGTCGGTCTTGGGTCCGGTATACGACATGATCAGCAAGATACGGATGTGA
- a CDS encoding type II secretion system protein, with the protein MRTQGGGVVGGRERVGGFSLIEMAVVLVIIGVLLGSLLMPLSVQMEAQRRDSTTATVKEVGEALLGFAVVHRRLPCPDSDGDGFENGPTCNNVEGTVPWATLGVGREDAWGHPLRYRANNGFVAAIPNPPDTTGGLAIVDTDGTALTAADPDGPAALVFSCAADGLPNLGNDADGTLNTNLTCVNSGAPDGTYVQGVYLDGQYDDILLWVSKNSLINRLVSAGKWP; encoded by the coding sequence ATGCGAACACAAGGCGGCGGGGTTGTCGGCGGACGCGAACGGGTGGGGGGATTCTCCCTGATCGAGATGGCCGTGGTGCTGGTCATCATCGGCGTGCTGCTCGGCAGCCTGCTGATGCCTCTGTCCGTGCAGATGGAGGCCCAGCGCCGCGACTCGACGACCGCGACAGTCAAGGAGGTCGGTGAGGCCTTATTGGGCTTTGCCGTCGTGCATCGGCGGCTGCCCTGTCCCGACAGCGACGGCGACGGTTTTGAAAACGGTCCGACCTGCAACAACGTCGAGGGGACGGTGCCGTGGGCGACCCTGGGGGTCGGCAGAGAGGATGCCTGGGGGCATCCGTTGCGCTATCGGGCCAATAACGGCTTCGTGGCCGCGATTCCCAATCCGCCCGATACGACCGGCGGGCTCGCGATCGTCGATACGGACGGTACGGCGCTCACCGCGGCCGATCCCGACGGGCCGGCGGCCCTTGTGTTTTCCTGCGCCGCCGACGGCCTGCCCAACCTGGGCAACGACGCCGACGGTACCTTGAATACCAATCTGACCTGCGTCAACAGCGGCGCCCCGGACGGCACCTATGTCCAGGGCGTTTATCTCGACGGGCAATACGACGATATTTTGCTGTGGGTGTCAAAAAACAGTCTCATCAATCGCCTGGTCAGCGCCGGGAAGTGGCCCTGA
- a CDS encoding prepilin-type N-terminal cleavage/methylation domain-containing protein, translated as MNMKQRNAGFTLIEIAIVLVIIGLLLGGVLKGQEMIENARIQSLRNDMDGVVTAFYAYQNRYHALPGDDTKASNAGRGWANAVAGNGNGALANANAFDAGNSENQLLWQHLRYSGLIAGDPSGVTNNAGGRANPLHGYNGQIGISNTTAAWGLGLTGNIVCAGNVPGKAAEAIDAAVDDGLSDTGTVRALAGTNNAEPAGTTAATNYLDDGTTLYTVCRKI; from the coding sequence ATGAACATGAAACAACGAAACGCGGGTTTCACGCTGATCGAAATCGCGATCGTCCTGGTGATCATCGGTCTGCTGCTGGGCGGTGTCCTGAAGGGACAGGAGATGATCGAGAATGCCAGGATCCAGAGCCTGCGCAACGATATGGATGGCGTGGTAACGGCCTTCTATGCCTATCAGAATCGCTACCACGCACTGCCGGGCGACGACACCAAGGCCAGCAATGCCGGGCGCGGCTGGGCGAACGCCGTGGCGGGCAACGGCAACGGCGCGCTGGCGAATGCCAACGCCTTCGATGCCGGCAACAGCGAGAACCAGTTACTGTGGCAGCACCTGCGCTATTCCGGCCTGATTGCCGGCGATCCTTCCGGAGTGACGAATAACGCCGGCGGCCGCGCCAATCCGCTGCATGGCTACAACGGCCAGATCGGCATCTCCAATACCACGGCGGCCTGGGGTCTGGGCCTGACGGGCAATATCGTGTGCGCGGGCAATGTCCCCGGCAAGGCGGCCGAGGCCATCGACGCCGCGGTGGATGACGGCCTGTCCGATACGGGCACCGTGCGCGCCCTCGCCGGAACCAACAACGCCGAGCCGGCCGGTACGACCGCCGCCACCAACTACCTCGACGACGGCACCACTCTTTACACAGTCTGCCGGAAGATCTGA
- a CDS encoding DUF3501 family protein: MKKLTRQDLYSLEAYARMRADFRARVMAHKKDRQVPIGPHARLYFEDRLTIQYQVQEMLRVERIFEEAGIIDELEAYNPLIPDGSNLKATFMLEYADIDERQQALARMVDIEDRVWLRVAGFEPVWAIADEDMERERVDKTSSVHFLRFELTPAMSGAVRQGAGMGMGIDHPAYRHTIEAVADNVRRSLASDLG, translated from the coding sequence ATGAAGAAACTGACACGACAGGATCTGTATTCGCTTGAGGCCTATGCCAGGATGCGCGCCGACTTCCGCGCGCGCGTGATGGCGCACAAGAAGGACCGCCAGGTCCCGATCGGCCCCCATGCCAGACTGTACTTCGAGGACCGTCTGACCATCCAGTACCAGGTGCAGGAAATGCTGCGGGTGGAGCGCATCTTCGAGGAGGCGGGTATCATCGATGAGCTGGAGGCCTACAACCCGCTGATCCCGGACGGCAGCAACCTCAAGGCCACCTTCATGCTGGAATACGCCGATATCGACGAGCGCCAGCAGGCCCTGGCGCGCATGGTCGACATCGAGGACCGGGTCTGGCTGCGGGTCGCCGGATTCGAACCGGTGTGGGCCATCGCCGACGAAGACATGGAGCGCGAGAGGGTGGACAAGACCTCTTCGGTACACTTCCTGCGCTTCGAGCTCACGCCCGCGATGAGCGGGGCGGTCCGGCAGGGCGCCGGCATGGGCATGGGCATTGATCACCCCGCCTATCGTCATACCATCGAGGCCGTGGCCGATAACGTGCGCCGCTCGCTGGCGTCGGATCTGGGCTAG
- a CDS encoding Fe-S oxidoreductase, whose protein sequence is MSTTVTEGQREGSLEAPTRHPLKWDQPEFYDEPALIKELERVFDICHGCRRCFSLCNSFPTLFDAIDASETLELDGVDKKVYWDVVDHCYLCDMCYMTKCPYVPPHPWNIDFPHLMLRAKAVKFKKGEFTARDKMLTATDTVGNLAGIPVIAQAVNAANRNGAVRRLMDKFIGVHPDAHIPEYHSDSLRKRVKRRQPPVLQPVATAETKGRVVLFTTCYGNRNEPQIGEDLIAIFEHNGIPVVTMEEERCCGMPKLELGDLEAVRQAKEFNIPRLAQWVEDGWDIVGPVPSCVLMLKQEYPLLFPRDAQVRAVSRATYDPFEYLMLRHKEGRLKTDFKRPLGKVAYHTACHLRVQNIGYKTRDLLQLVPQTSVEMIERCSGHDGTYGVKSETFAIATKICRPVINKVKGAGADHYSSDCPIAGHHIANGLGDGSDSTHPITLLRTAYGIE, encoded by the coding sequence ATGTCGACGACCGTGACCGAAGGCCAGCGCGAGGGCAGCCTCGAGGCGCCCACCCGCCACCCGTTGAAATGGGACCAGCCGGAGTTCTACGACGAGCCGGCACTGATCAAGGAACTGGAACGCGTCTTCGACATTTGCCATGGCTGTCGGCGCTGCTTCAGCCTGTGCAACTCCTTCCCAACCCTGTTCGATGCCATCGACGCCTCCGAGACCCTGGAACTCGACGGCGTTGACAAGAAGGTGTACTGGGACGTGGTCGACCACTGTTACCTGTGCGACATGTGCTACATGACCAAGTGTCCCTACGTGCCGCCGCATCCATGGAACATCGATTTCCCGCACCTGATGCTGCGCGCCAAGGCGGTCAAGTTCAAAAAGGGTGAATTCACGGCGCGCGACAAGATGCTCACCGCGACTGATACGGTGGGCAATCTGGCCGGCATACCGGTAATCGCGCAGGCGGTGAACGCCGCCAACCGGAACGGGGCGGTGCGCAGGCTGATGGACAAGTTCATCGGCGTCCATCCCGATGCGCACATACCGGAATACCACAGCGACAGCCTGCGCAAGCGCGTCAAGCGGCGGCAGCCGCCCGTGCTGCAGCCGGTCGCCACCGCGGAGACCAAGGGCAGGGTGGTGCTGTTCACCACCTGCTATGGCAACCGCAACGAACCGCAGATCGGCGAGGACCTGATCGCGATCTTCGAGCACAACGGCATCCCCGTCGTCACGATGGAGGAGGAGCGCTGCTGCGGCATGCCCAAGCTCGAACTGGGCGACCTGGAGGCGGTTCGGCAGGCCAAGGAATTCAATATTCCCCGGCTCGCGCAGTGGGTGGAAGACGGCTGGGACATCGTCGGGCCGGTGCCGTCCTGCGTGCTGATGCTGAAGCAGGAGTATCCCCTGTTGTTCCCGCGGGACGCACAGGTGCGCGCGGTCAGCCGCGCGACCTACGACCCCTTCGAGTATCTGATGCTGCGCCACAAGGAAGGCCGCCTGAAGACCGACTTCAAGCGTCCGCTCGGCAAGGTTGCCTATCACACGGCCTGTCATCTGCGGGTGCAGAACATCGGCTACAAGACGCGCGACCTGCTGCAACTGGTGCCGCAGACCAGCGTGGAGATGATCGAGCGCTGTTCCGGACATGACGGGACCTACGGCGTGAAGAGCGAGACCTTCGCCATTGCGACGAAGATCTGCCGCCCCGTGATCAACAAGGTCAAGGGCGCCGGGGCCGACCATTATTCCAGCGATTGCCCGATCGCCGGTCATCACATCGCCAACGGCCTGGGGGACGGTTCGGACTCGACTCATCCCATTACGCTGTTGAGAACCGCCTACGGCATAGAGTGA
- a CDS encoding rubrerythrin, which translates to MQLKGSKTEDNLKYAFAGESQANRRYLYFASKADVEGYNDVSAVFRSTAEGETGHAHGHLEYLEACGDPATGLPIGDTSKNLKAAIAGETHEYSDMYPGMAKTARDEGFDEIADWFETLAKAERSHANRFQKSLDTLGK; encoded by the coding sequence ATGCAACTGAAAGGCAGTAAAACGGAAGACAATCTCAAGTACGCGTTCGCGGGCGAGTCGCAGGCCAACCGGCGCTATCTGTATTTCGCGTCCAAGGCCGATGTGGAAGGATACAACGATGTCTCGGCCGTGTTTCGCTCCACGGCGGAAGGTGAGACCGGGCATGCCCACGGCCATCTGGAATACCTGGAGGCCTGCGGTGATCCGGCCACCGGTCTGCCGATCGGCGATACCTCGAAGAACCTGAAGGCGGCGATCGCCGGCGAGACCCATGAGTACAGCGACATGTACCCGGGCATGGCCAAGACGGCGCGCGACGAAGGGTTCGACGAGATCGCGGACTGGTTCGAGACGCTGGCCAAGGCCGAGCGTTCGCACGCGAACCGGTTCCAGAAATCTCTGGATACCCTGGGCAAGTAA
- a CDS encoding type II/IV secretion system protein: MSAVRKPLRLGELLIEKGLLSQDQLRIALTEQKRQNVPLGKIVVQLGFLTEAVMRDVLGESIGQESIDLTKIVPYPEALALMPKDLARRYNMLPISYDPAQKVLTVAMADTFNVVALDQTAALLGGDLELKPLLASEAEIEAAIDQFYGYELSIDGILHEIETGEVDYRTFHGKEEEYSHPLVRLVDALLVDAVKRGASDIHFEPEAGFLRVRYRIDGVLRQAQTLHKNYWSGVSVRLKVMATMNIAETRAPQDGRISRAIAGRPVDFRVASQPTTHGENIVLRILDRQKGIVPLEKLKLTEEALSTLKLMMARPEGIILVTGPTGSGKTTTLYSMLSFRNTEAVNIMTLEDPVEYPMPMIRQSSVNESVKLDFANGIRSIMRQDPDIVLIGEIRDEDTAEMAFRAAMTGHQVFSTLHTNSALGAVPRLLDIGVLPDIMAGNIIGVVAQRLVRRLCRHCRTPYEPVGVERRLLGIEDRNARVTVYRAQGCPQCDHQGYRGRFALLEILRIDPDMDEMIARRATVRELYKHALSLGFSTLADDGIRSVLAGDTSLDEVSRVVDLTGRIV; the protein is encoded by the coding sequence ATGAGCGCGGTACGCAAGCCGCTGCGCCTGGGTGAGCTGCTGATCGAAAAAGGGCTACTGTCCCAGGATCAGCTGCGCATTGCGCTGACCGAGCAGAAGCGCCAGAACGTGCCGCTCGGCAAGATCGTGGTCCAGCTCGGATTCCTGACCGAAGCGGTGATGCGCGATGTTCTCGGCGAATCGATCGGGCAGGAAAGCATCGACCTGACCAAGATCGTGCCGTATCCGGAGGCCCTGGCGTTGATGCCGAAGGATCTGGCGCGCCGCTACAACATGCTGCCGATCTCCTACGATCCGGCGCAGAAGGTGTTGACGGTGGCCATGGCGGATACCTTCAACGTCGTCGCGCTGGATCAGACCGCCGCCCTGCTCGGGGGCGATCTCGAACTGAAACCCCTGCTTGCCAGCGAGGCCGAGATCGAGGCTGCAATCGATCAGTTCTACGGTTACGAGCTTTCCATCGACGGCATCCTGCACGAGATCGAGACCGGTGAGGTCGATTACCGGACCTTCCACGGCAAGGAGGAGGAGTACAGCCATCCGCTGGTGCGTCTGGTCGACGCGTTGCTGGTCGACGCCGTGAAACGCGGCGCCTCGGACATCCATTTCGAACCCGAGGCGGGCTTCTTGCGCGTCCGCTACCGCATCGACGGCGTGCTGCGCCAGGCACAGACCTTACACAAGAATTACTGGTCGGGAGTCTCGGTCCGGCTCAAGGTGATGGCTACCATGAATATCGCCGAGACGCGGGCGCCGCAGGACGGACGGATATCACGCGCCATCGCCGGTCGGCCGGTCGATTTCCGCGTTGCCAGCCAGCCGACCACGCATGGCGAAAACATCGTGCTTCGTATCCTGGACCGCCAGAAAGGCATCGTCCCGCTGGAGAAACTCAAGCTGACGGAGGAGGCGCTGTCGACGCTCAAGCTGATGATGGCGCGTCCGGAGGGCATCATCCTGGTGACCGGACCGACCGGAAGCGGAAAGACGACCACGCTCTATTCGATGCTCAGTTTCCGCAACACCGAGGCGGTCAACATCATGACGCTGGAGGATCCGGTGGAGTATCCGATGCCGATGATACGCCAGAGCTCGGTCAACGAATCCGTCAAGCTCGATTTCGCCAACGGCATCCGTTCGATCATGCGCCAGGATCCGGACATCGTGCTGATCGGCGAGATCCGCGACGAGGATACCGCGGAGATGGCGTTCCGCGCCGCCATGACGGGTCATCAGGTCTTTTCCACCCTGCACACCAACTCCGCGCTCGGCGCGGTGCCGCGTCTGCTCGATATCGGCGTGCTTCCCGACATCATGGCCGGAAACATCATCGGCGTGGTCGCGCAGCGCCTGGTGCGTCGCCTGTGCCGGCATTGCCGGACGCCTTATGAACCCGTCGGCGTCGAACGCCGGCTGCTCGGCATCGAGGACCGCAACGCCAGGGTTACCGTATACCGGGCGCAGGGTTGTCCGCAGTGTGATCACCAGGGATACAGGGGCCGGTTTGCCTTGCTGGAGATACTGCGCATCGATCCGGATATGGATGAAATGATCGCGCGCCGCGCCACCGTGCGCGAACTCTACAAGCACGCGCTCTCGCTGGGTTTCAGCACGCTTGCCGATGATGGCATCCGCAGCGTGCTCGCGGGTGACACCAGCCTCGACGAGGTCTCGCGCGTGGTCGACCTTACCGGACGGATCGTATAG